AAGTTTATTACGGACATTTATACCTTGTAAAATGTTTATTTTCTGGTATGAATAAAAAATTCTAGGCGGTTCCGGTAATTCCGAAAGATCTTGACCAGCTTTTTTCCGTTTTCTTGCTTCTCTTAAAGTATCTGCCCTTGCTTTATTTTCAATATAATTAAACGTTCTTGCTCCTGCGGGCGGGGTTTCTTCTGGTTTTGTCTGTATAAAATAAAACAATGGTTCACGTTGTAATACTGAATAATCCGCCTGTTCCAGATCGATTGATTCAGCAAGTTTTACGCGAAAACTCCCTGACTCCTCGATAACCTCTGTCTCCAATGTTCCTCGGGAAATTGCCCATATCATCTTCGAGAGCCCTACGGCAGCCAAAGCATCTGCATATGTCCCAGTACGTTTTTGGATGTAAAATTGATTATACTTCGTCATTCTTCCCCTCCAATCCCAACTTATTATTGTGATTCTGCTGGGATCTACGATCTGATAGCCGTAATCTTCTCACCAAGTACCAATAAAACGCCAATACATTTCGATCTTGTAACCATGTAACAAGATTATCAAAATGATGCGATTCATTTTGCGGTTTTAAAAATGGTTCATAATGTAGCCCCTGTAAACTACGAATCACATGTTCCCTTGCACCTTTGGCAAAGACAATCGGTTCTGACCTTTCGCTGAAAGCATTGTGATGACGTAAAATAGCAACTAATAGCGGGACCGCTATCTTTTTATCACGGAATTCTTTTCCTACCCATTCCTGCAGTGCAATTGCACCTTCACCAGCGTGAGGTGGCCTTTTGTAAGAACTTTTGTTGTTTGCGCGTCGTTCAAACTGATTTTCTGCATCAAAATCAGTATGAGCTAGAAATTCATGTTCTTGCTTGTTTTTGACGTCCGCTTGCCAAAGTCGGACTTTCCGCTGAAATTCAACACCTAATTTCCCTACATCATGCAATGCTGTGGTTAGTTCAGATAATTCATCCACTTTTTGTGCACTTAGTTGAAAAGTTGATGCTATATATTTCGATGCAACACTGTACTTTTCCTTTTCTTTCCTGTGCACATCCCTAACTTCTTTTATATGCTCCATATACGTTTCCCTTAAATAGCTATATCGTTCAAAAGCGGTTCCAGATTCATCTAAGAGATATTTTGAGTAGGTAAGTCCAGATTCTCCAAGCAACAGTCCTACTATATTGTGATAATTTGCAATCTGCGGAGCCAGAACCAGCAGTGTAACCTGCAGAGCCTCTTGTGTTCGTTTTATCGGTCGCCATTGAATCTCTTCCCCATAGTCTTGGCTGTCGGGAAACTCGGGAATAAAGACAAGTTTACTTTCTTCCCATTGATATTTATTATCTTCAGCTAAAGTATGCAAAAAATAACGGAGCCTCCCACGACTTATCGATACAACCTGTGGTTTTTTTCGCAAATCCAATTCTTTCGGATCGGGGTGAAGTATTATGGAAACATTGTCAATGCTTCTGACGAGTCCGCTTGTATCCGCATTTCCGGTGATCAACGCATTCGTTATTTCTTTACTCCGTATGAACAAGTCTCTTATAGTTTCAGTAATTCTCTTTTGATCAATTGGTTCATGGACCTCTGATATCCAAGTTTCTTCAAGTTCGGGAGTCATTTTCGCATTCGGAGGCAGGTGTTGCAATAGTTCTTCCGTCTTCAACATTATTTTTATATCTTGTTGGTCGCCATTTTTTGAGGCATAAGGAAGAAAATTATATTCATCTCCTTCTCTTACCGAATAGACATAAACATTGCCCTCCTCATCGGGAAAACGGGCACATCTGCCAATTCGCTGTATGAGAGAGTTTGCTGGACATAAATCTGTTAATAGAACATCTGCAGAAATGTCCAGCCCAGCTTCAACAACTTGAGTTGCTATAAGAATACCCTCCTCAGTGGAATTCTTGGAAAATATTTTAAGTATCCACTTCTCGACTTCTTCACGATGGTCTTGAAACATAGTAGAGTGAAGAACTTTCACTTCAGGTTTTATATTTGCACCAGACAGTTGCTCATCCAATTGGAAAAAAAGTTGTTGAGCTTTCTCTACCCTGTTTACCACAACAAGAGTTCTTCCACCTTGATGTTTTCTGACTATTTCACTTGCAGATAACGGGACGTTGGACCAAGTGATATAACGTGTACAGTTGGGAAGCATGTTCTGTTCCTCTTTTGTAAGGGCTACAGCTTGTCCCTTCAAATGTCGTTCCAAGGTTTGTACCACTGTTTGCGGAGCCGTTGCCGTCATGACAAGAAAACGGATATAGGGAGATAGACGATCCATCATGTCAAGGAAAGTCGGCAATGCCTCTCGAAACGACAGCAAATGAAACTCATCAATAACTATGTAAGACCCGATTAGGGCTCCCGGAGAAATGTTTGCCGATCGTTTGGAGGTTCCATAAGGCAAGCCAATATACGAACTTAGCAGTTGATCGATCGTTGTGAAAATAACATCCCCCTCAAAGAAAGAGTCGTTAGGCTGGTTACCCATTTGAATTGTAGAAGTCAGTTCGAATCTTGAAATAACTGACTTTGTTGATTCGTACAATGAAGAAGCTAAAGTCCTTAATGGAAGAGCGTAGATCAACCGATCTGCAAAAGAAAGCTCCTTACGACGAGCGTATAAAAATGGAAATAATGCTGTCATTGTTTTCCCCGATCCAGTAGGGGCGGTCAAAACCACATTGCGACCTTTAAGTAGAAGCTCAGCAACACGTAATTGGAAGTCGTAAGGTTTGATTGGCTTTCTATTTTTATTGGATAATAATTCCACAAAAGTTTCTTTCATTTAAAGACACCCCGCATACTATGTTTGCCCCCTATATTCGGGTCATAAATAATCGAGACATTATAAATCTCTTCATAACTTTCAGTCCCCTGTGAAATTTCGGGTCAATTTTTGTATATACTTATCAAGAGAGGTGCCTTCTCACCTCTCTTGATACATCCTATGGGGTACCTAATGAATTAAAATAATGGTGATTTTGATAATTACGTACAGCGCTGTTAAATAATTCATTAGGATCACCCCCTTTTTCTTTTTCTGTAACTATTTTTATCTAATCAATTAATTTTCATTCGTTAAAAAACTTGAGATTATAAATATCTACATAAAGGATCGTAAAACAATCATTCTAATGATGAACTGTTACTCGGGTTCTCCCGAGATCAAAAACCGTATTCTTTCCTATATGAATAATCTCCGCTACACGCAGCCACGGCAGAAACTCCCCTACCTCACCTTCATATTGTGCCCACCCAACGATGCCACCCATCTTCATTTTAGAGTCTTGGCGAGCCGAGTAGCGATCATAGTCAACCCATTTAACTTCTTTTCTGACAAGTTGAATTTGTTCCGACTTTAAGATTAGGTTTTTAATATCCCATTTGGGCGTTATATCATGATGAAATTGGAGTAAGCCAGTCATTCGTCGTAGGATATTCCGAATGAGTAATGGGAAAGATGGATTGTCAGAATATATACCCTGTGATTTAATTCGTAATGGTGTTTCAAAAAAGACCATCAGCCGACCTTGTTCCGGTGCCTGACTCTTAGCTCCTTCCCATATATCCCTTCCTGTCAGGACAATGGGAGAGTGAAATGTTACATTCTCTTCATTCAGAAACATGGTTCGATGGTTACCCATTTTCATATCACGATTTTCAACGTGAACTAAACGGTAGCCCTTTCTCCCCCTGCCGATTCCCTGTTCACCTAGTTCCTTAAATGTACTGACAAATAAAGGAGCATAATGAATTGCTTTACCAAACAACAGCAGATTAACAGAAAGAAGATCACCTGGCTCATAAATGGTTTGTTTATCAGTAGGCACTTCCAAAATATATGGACGTGGAACCTGCTCATACCCCCCCATAAATGACTCTTCGTGGTTAGGTCTTGTTTCAAAGATATAAGGATAAGCACAGTAAGTTAACGCCGAACAAGCTCCGCAATCTTCTCCAGGATTTATACAAGAAAGTCTTTTAAATACATGTCCAAATGCCCCACGAAAGGTTGAGGCTTTCCAAGCAGGCAATTCCAACCCCCGCTCCCCGGCCTGCAGCGTAAACCGATATTTCGCAACTCTCAATTCATCAAACAAGCTTGTTTCCTCCTAGAAGTCCCCTTGAAACGGGTCATATGAGTTGGTCTCTATTACCAATTATTTCGGCACTAACCATAAACTTCCTGTGGCCAACATAAAATTTTTTATAAAAATTCTACCCAATGCAATCCGAGTTGGGTGCCTTCAAATTCTTCTCCTCATTCCATACCTCATACATCTTCCCTAACAGCCTGTCCCTTGCCTCTCGATCACAATCCACTTCCACAAAATTTCCTGTTGCCGTCAGATACAAGCCAGCACGATCAACTTTCCAGCCCAGAAGCTGTTCCACCACATGGGTATAAATTTGGACTTGTGGTGTATACCTCTCCACCACCTGAAGTATATCCTTCTCACTTTGACACCCGTGCGTCTTAAAATCTACCAGTGTGACTCCTCCATCATCCCGCAGCCACACTTTGTCAATAACCCCATTCAACAGCAATCCATCTTCCCCAAAAAACCGAATGGCAAAAGGAAGTTCACTGTAGACAACTTGGGCTTTCCGGCATTCTGTTTGAAGTTCCCCCTTAAGATACGAATCAATCTCGGGACACAACCGCTGCCAAGCAAGGTCGCACATCTCTTTACTGGTTATTCCCAAAGCAGCGAGTGCTGCTTTCAAATGACGGGTCCGAATCGTTTCAAGATCATCGTGCGGCCCTAGAAACTCCAATACAGTATGCAATAAATGCCCCCACTCATGCCCTTCGAGATTGGATCGTCCAAAGTGTCTCGCTGGTAAAAATGATTTACTGGTTTCCCAAGTCTCCCCGGCAAGTATATCCACCCACTCTGTTACACTCCAAATCCGTGCGGCAAACCCGGTATTTACATTCCGATATTCCTTAACAATTTCCTTGCCCGTGATTCGCCCAAGTTCTGCGTGTGAGACTGGGGATCTCATGGGAGTGCTAGGTGCCATCTTCGCCATCTGCACCGTTCGCTTCATTTCAGTGGTAAGGGCTACTTCTTCAAAATGAGGTGTCGCAGTTTTTCCAAGTGTTTTCCCAAGTCGGGTTGCCGAAGTTACATTCACTCGTGGCACTAAATCCACCTTATTACGAATTTGCAATTTCCACCCATTCTTCTCTACTATCCGCTCCTGAAGGCCTTCCCGCAGTTCAGGAACCAGAAACTGCAACCAGTCAAACCAGTTGGAGCACTCGTCTAATGATTCCTTCTCCGCGAAGCTAGAAGCAACTCCAGAAAAGATCAATCGTTCTTCAGCTCTGGTCATTGCCACATAGAATAACCTCTTTTGCTCGGAAACCATTGCATTTCTTTCTTCTTCCCGGGCTTTTGTAAAACTTAGGGACGGCAGCCAAGTCTTCTTGTTTTCATCGTAATACTGGGCCGTTAGTCCCCATGTATCGCTGAGATGCAGCCTTCCCATTTTCGTTGTAAAGCGGTGCGTGAGATCCGGAACAATAACAATGGGAAATTCAAGCCCTTTGGCCGCATGGATGGTCATAAACCGAACTGCCCCTTTGGTAACATCGGTCTGAATCTCCCCGTCTTTTTCTTCCTGATTTTGAAGTTGCTCCCACCAAGCGAGCAAATCGGAAAGGTGGATTTTTCCCCTTTTTTCGGCTTCCTCCGCCAACCGCACAATGCGATCAAAACTTGTCCCACCAAGCTTTTCTGCGATTGATTCTCCGTAAAGCACGTGATACAGCCAATCGGCTAACCCCATTTCTGCATACCGTTCTCGAAGGTGTGTTAAAAATTCTCTGGCCTGTACTAAACGCTCCCTATCTTCTTCCGATACCCTATTATCTTGCAATCCCCTGTTTTCTTCCAATACACTTGACTCTCCATCTCTTGACCTTCCATCCCTTGACTCTCCATCCCTAAAGAACTCCAGAAACCCTTTATGAAGTCCGTTATTTCTGGCTAATTGGCTGATTCCATCATCTGTCATTTCGACCAAGGGTCCCCGCAGATATCCCAATAAAGCCAATTCATCTCCTGGATCGTCCACCAGTCGAAGCAGATGATGCAAATCCCGGACCTCCTGCCGTTCCCAATATCCGCTGCCCGCGTACACCACATGCGGGATGCCGTATTTCGACAAAGCATTTTCGTATTTCTCCAAATGAGTTCGAGTTTGTAGAAGGATTCCGATGTTCCCATAATGGGCTGACCCCATCTCCAGGATTCTTCGGGCCACAAGTTCCGCTTCTGCTTTATGCGGATCTTTATCTTCAGTAAGTACAGGAATCAACATTTCCACAACAGGTTCTTCTTCGAACGGCTGCTTAAGCCCGGCCACCACTCCATCATCTCCGAACAAAGCCCGAGTCATATCCGATGCAAAAGCTACCAACGATGGACACGATCTGAAATTTTCCTTCAGTTGGATATAAGAATCCGACTTTTCAAGCTGGAGGCGCAACCTTTCAAACCCTTTGACATCCGCCCCGCGAAACCGATAAATGGACTGACGGAAATCCCCAACCATGAACAAAGAGGCTGTACCCGCAGCACCTTCCTCCAAATGTTCCAGCAACGATTGCTGAAGAGGATTGGTATCTTGATACTCATCCACCAGGATATGATTGTAACGTTTCCCATAGTAAGCGCGGGCTTCCTTGGATTCATGGAGAACATGGTGGGCTTTTCTCTGCAAATCTGCAAAATCGCACCACCCATTCGTTTCTTTCTCCTTGCTGTAGGCCAAATCCATCTGCTCCAGCAGCGCAAGAATTTCTTTTCGTACAACAGCGGTCTGATCTTCCAACAATTCTTGCCAAAGATTTTCATCTTTCAATCGCGTCAATCTTTCAAAAATCGGCTTGGCTTCTCTAGCCACACTTCGGGTGACTTGGGAAAACAGTGCCTTGAGTCCGCTTTTCATTTGGGAAATAGAAGCATTTGCGTCCTCCTTATCATTCTCATCTTCCCTGCATACGTGGATTGCTCTTATAGGGAGTTGGCGCCAAATATCAAGTATCGTACTCATGCGTGCAACCGACCCGCTCGCTGTAATGGTCCCGGATTGATGGAGCCTTTCCATGTGTTCCATCACCCGCAGCAATTCCTCTTCAAGAACTACTCTTAGGGATTCAATCGTGCTTTCGGTTCTTTCGCCGATGGATTTGAAATCCCAGGGCTGCTCCCGCCAACACTCATAAAGCGAAACCAACAGTCCACAGGCCAAATCCAGGCCGCATGCTTCCGCCCAACGAAGCACGCTTGGCAATCCCGATTCATAAAGCAACCGTTCTGTAAGGCTCTTCAACAATAGTTGTGCAGTGGTTTCATCAATCAAGGAAAATGAGGGATCCACATCGGCAAGCAGCGGATTTTCCCGAACGATACGGCCACAGAAACGATGAAAGGTCAGAATCGTCACCTGATTCGATCCCAGCTTTTGTTCTACTCGTTCCTTCATTTCCAGCGCGGCCTGATCCGTAAATGTAAGTGCAAGGATGTTTTCCGGCGAGATTCCTTTTTCATTCACCAAATAGCTTATTCTTTCTGTCAAGACTCGGGTCTTGCCGGAACCTGCCCCCGCCGCCACCAGAATTCGAGATCCTTTTGCCCGAATAGCTAATTTTTGCGATTCTGTCAGGTAGCTCATACAACCTCCCCCCTTCGATAACCATATTCATCTCGCCTACAAATCCCTAGGAACGAACAATTCTGGCATTCAGAACGTTCTCGGGGACGAGGCGCCACATCCCCCTTTAACATTTGCTTTACCAGCTCAAACAGTTGGTCATTGATTCGCTCGGCATACTCAGCAAAATCTTCCGGGGAATCAAATCCCACATTTCCTCCTTCCCCTGGATTCCTGACAACTGCGAATTGTCCCCCCAAAGGGCTAATCCCCGTTCCCGATAATTGAGAGTATGCCAGCAAATACAAAGCCATTTGCAGATCCCGTCCGTGTTCAATGTCCCTCCGAGACGGTCCCGATGAAAGCTTATAATCTAACACCCAAAATCCCTCTTTGCCAAGATCCACTCGATCAATGCTACCTGATACCCATAATTCCAAGCCTTCCCATTTTAGTAGCAGTGGTTGCTCACTGGAGGAAACGGCCATCTTCTCAGCATGGACACGTCCAAATCCCCATTCCGCGAGATGTTGAATCCCTTCTTGTTTCAGAAGTCCCCCACCTTCTCTAGCTGCAAATTCGAGCAAATCCCGCTTTAGCATCCGGCATTGTACTTCCCACTTCGGACCGGAGAATCCATACATACTTTCCAACCGCCTGAATTCTTCTTCCACCAAAAATTCCGCCCGTTGGGTAAGTTCTTCCTTTGAAAAGACAGGGTTCTCAACAAGTTCCCGAAAAACTCGGTGGAGTAAGCTTCCTTTATCTATGGGCAGAAGACCATTTTTCCGATAAATTCTTTCACCAACATGGAGAACACCGCTAGCCCAGTATTTGAAAGGACATTTGGCATATGTATTGATTCCCGTGACCGAAATCGGTTTATGCTGATCAAAAAATTGAACCGGTGTAGTATCGCGATAAAGATCTTTCTTCGGTAATCTAATTACATTTACAATACGTTCCTGATATCCTAACCATTCTGTCACGTACCTAGATAAAGTGGTTGCATGCCCCCGTTCATTCCGAAGCGAACTAAACAATACAAGTTTCTCTCCCCCTGCGGATACCGCCCATTCAAAAAGCTTACGATCCTCCAGTTCCTGTTTGCTGGCATTCGGGATTTTCAGCCCAAATTCAGCCTCCTCCCGTTTGCATAAATCCCAGATCCAATGAGGATCAAACGAACGCGGCCATACATCCTCAATGAGTCCAAGAACATAGACTTTCGGAAACGTAACTCCGTATATTTCATCCGTGTTGTACACTTGAATTCCATTTTCTTCCCTCCCAATTGGCAACATGGCTGTTGAAAGCCGTTCTGTTAACCATTTCATAAAGCGTTCAAGAGATATCTTCCGTCCCGCTTCGACAGGAAATGCCATCACAATTTCATAACGTGTCCGAATACAATTTCGAAGACTCTCATAATGCAATACCTGTAAGCTGTCATTTCGTGAGCGAAGAATGGTTCGTTCGTCTTTTTCAATAAAAGAAAGTAAATGATCCAGGTAATTGCCCCATGAATCACGCTCAGCTATGTGTTGAGTTATCCGGTTAATTTGTACCAGGAACCTAAACCACTTCCTCGCGGACACCCGTCGTTGTTCAACCAGTACTGTATCTCCATCGCCATCTAAATACTCCAAACGAATTTTGCTTCTTGCCAAATTCCCGCGAAAAAGAGTCATCCAATTACTGAATCCTGTCAAAACTCCCGATTCCTCTATTATTTTTCTACCCCAGGCAATCTCTTCTTCCAATAAACCTTCGAACGCTCCATGCAACCGAGCGCATTTCAACAGTGTTTCTCTTTCCCAATCCTTTTTTCTC
Above is a window of Fodinisporobacter ferrooxydans DNA encoding:
- the cas3 gene encoding CRISPR-associated helicase Cas3', coding for MKETFVELLSNKNRKPIKPYDFQLRVAELLLKGRNVVLTAPTGSGKTMTALFPFLYARRKELSFADRLIYALPLRTLASSLYESTKSVISRFELTSTIQMGNQPNDSFFEGDVIFTTIDQLLSSYIGLPYGTSKRSANISPGALIGSYIVIDEFHLLSFREALPTFLDMMDRLSPYIRFLVMTATAPQTVVQTLERHLKGQAVALTKEEQNMLPNCTRYITWSNVPLSASEIVRKHQGGRTLVVVNRVEKAQQLFFQLDEQLSGANIKPEVKVLHSTMFQDHREEVEKWILKIFSKNSTEEGILIATQVVEAGLDISADVLLTDLCPANSLIQRIGRCARFPDEEGNVYVYSVREGDEYNFLPYASKNGDQQDIKIMLKTEELLQHLPPNAKMTPELEETWISEVHEPIDQKRITETIRDLFIRSKEITNALITGNADTSGLVRSIDNVSIILHPDPKELDLRKKPQVVSISRGRLRYFLHTLAEDNKYQWEESKLVFIPEFPDSQDYGEEIQWRPIKRTQEALQVTLLVLAPQIANYHNIVGLLLGESGLTYSKYLLDESGTAFERYSYLRETYMEHIKEVRDVHRKEKEKYSVASKYIASTFQLSAQKVDELSELTTALHDVGKLGVEFQRKVRLWQADVKNKQEHEFLAHTDFDAENQFERRANNKSSYKRPPHAGEGAIALQEWVGKEFRDKKIAVPLLVAILRHHNAFSERSEPIVFAKGAREHVIRSLQGLHYEPFLKPQNESHHFDNLVTWLQDRNVLAFYWYLVRRLRLSDRRSQQNHNNKLGLEGKNDEV
- the cas6 gene encoding CRISPR system precrRNA processing endoribonuclease RAMP protein Cas6, translating into MFDELRVAKYRFTLQAGERGLELPAWKASTFRGAFGHVFKRLSCINPGEDCGACSALTYCAYPYIFETRPNHEESFMGGYEQVPRPYILEVPTDKQTIYEPGDLLSVNLLLFGKAIHYAPLFVSTFKELGEQGIGRGRKGYRLVHVENRDMKMGNHRTMFLNEENVTFHSPIVLTGRDIWEGAKSQAPEQGRLMVFFETPLRIKSQGIYSDNPSFPLLIRNILRRMTGLLQFHHDITPKWDIKNLILKSEQIQLVRKEVKWVDYDRYSARQDSKMKMGGIVGWAQYEGEVGEFLPWLRVAEIIHIGKNTVFDLGRTRVTVHH
- a CDS encoding UvrD-helicase domain-containing protein, with translation MSYLTESQKLAIRAKGSRILVAAGAGSGKTRVLTERISYLVNEKGISPENILALTFTDQAALEMKERVEQKLGSNQVTILTFHRFCGRIVRENPLLADVDPSFSLIDETTAQLLLKSLTERLLYESGLPSVLRWAEACGLDLACGLLVSLYECWREQPWDFKSIGERTESTIESLRVVLEEELLRVMEHMERLHQSGTITASGSVARMSTILDIWRQLPIRAIHVCREDENDKEDANASISQMKSGLKALFSQVTRSVAREAKPIFERLTRLKDENLWQELLEDQTAVVRKEILALLEQMDLAYSKEKETNGWCDFADLQRKAHHVLHESKEARAYYGKRYNHILVDEYQDTNPLQQSLLEHLEEGAAGTASLFMVGDFRQSIYRFRGADVKGFERLRLQLEKSDSYIQLKENFRSCPSLVAFASDMTRALFGDDGVVAGLKQPFEEEPVVEMLIPVLTEDKDPHKAEAELVARRILEMGSAHYGNIGILLQTRTHLEKYENALSKYGIPHVVYAGSGYWERQEVRDLHHLLRLVDDPGDELALLGYLRGPLVEMTDDGISQLARNNGLHKGFLEFFRDGESRDGRSRDGESSVLEENRGLQDNRVSEEDRERLVQAREFLTHLRERYAEMGLADWLYHVLYGESIAEKLGGTSFDRIVRLAEEAEKRGKIHLSDLLAWWEQLQNQEEKDGEIQTDVTKGAVRFMTIHAAKGLEFPIVIVPDLTHRFTTKMGRLHLSDTWGLTAQYYDENKKTWLPSLSFTKAREEERNAMVSEQKRLFYVAMTRAEERLIFSGVASSFAEKESLDECSNWFDWLQFLVPELREGLQERIVEKNGWKLQIRNKVDLVPRVNVTSATRLGKTLGKTATPHFEEVALTTEMKRTVQMAKMAPSTPMRSPVSHAELGRITGKEIVKEYRNVNTGFAARIWSVTEWVDILAGETWETSKSFLPARHFGRSNLEGHEWGHLLHTVLEFLGPHDDLETIRTRHLKAALAALGITSKEMCDLAWQRLCPEIDSYLKGELQTECRKAQVVYSELPFAIRFFGEDGLLLNGVIDKVWLRDDGGVTLVDFKTHGCQSEKDILQVVERYTPQVQIYTHVVEQLLGWKVDRAGLYLTATGNFVEVDCDREARDRLLGKMYEVWNEEKNLKAPNSDCIG
- a CDS encoding PD-(D/E)XK nuclease family protein, giving the protein MMYGNDVCMGTLAKALRERKQVLFIGSHPLLIEQRKQQFLQLTGGYIGIYWTTPNQLADHILEASGKAYVRIDQATRQDLVESVLLSMDGQGQVNHLRTGLKYPGMYRSIALWIEDLEKGGGRECLSLLKKTKDPVLRELTSIYENYLICLSRLDFPYKETEQVFQIASGIVEEEQDKCTQLGEMVIMEGVFPDSPELQRFLEVVRSAIPESFTLHPLEDNWSAKSDRVRLKYGNTAYEEVRVASSDIQRQMSLGYREDEILIVTPNSYYSQLVKRELYSKGIKVHGTKNVPMLNLSVSQRILSLLELRKKDWERETLLKCARLHGAFEGLLEEEIAWGRKIIEESGVLTGFSNWMTLFRGNLARSKIRLEYLDGDGDTVLVEQRRVSARKWFRFLVQINRITQHIAERDSWGNYLDHLLSFIEKDERTILRSRNDSLQVLHYESLRNCIRTRYEIVMAFPVEAGRKISLERFMKWLTERLSTAMLPIGREENGIQVYNTDEIYGVTFPKVYVLGLIEDVWPRSFDPHWIWDLCKREEAEFGLKIPNASKQELEDRKLFEWAVSAGGEKLVLFSSLRNERGHATTLSRYVTEWLGYQERIVNVIRLPKKDLYRDTTPVQFFDQHKPISVTGINTYAKCPFKYWASGVLHVGERIYRKNGLLPIDKGSLLHRVFRELVENPVFSKEELTQRAEFLVEEEFRRLESMYGFSGPKWEVQCRMLKRDLLEFAAREGGGLLKQEGIQHLAEWGFGRVHAEKMAVSSSEQPLLLKWEGLELWVSGSIDRVDLGKEGFWVLDYKLSSGPSRRDIEHGRDLQMALYLLAYSQLSGTGISPLGGQFAVVRNPGEGGNVGFDSPEDFAEYAERINDQLFELVKQMLKGDVAPRPRERSECQNCSFLGICRRDEYGYRRGEVV